Proteins co-encoded in one Prosthecobacter algae genomic window:
- a CDS encoding protein kinase domain-containing protein, producing the protein MNDRYQIISTLASGGTGSILQAWDKSQNRDVAIKRLHTNTANKDSLLREARALYALRHPGIVTVLEYGSDDEGAYLVIELIKGETLDHRLIHGPLHIPSFKALVTQTLEAISAAHDAGLIHRDLKPENIMLPWNRDGHFEIRLIDFGLSQMLPPEGASQDSMQGSVHYMAPEQFGSGRVDVRTDLYALGCIYYQALSGQLPFPGEEKIQVITAHLYPPKAPLAELRPDLSDELCAWVEQLICVQPAGRPASAAQALASFRKIAGNLQIHTASAIEPEVSAVMILEEEEMPAALSVAEEEEEEAALLAAPEESPEIMAPDAEEEAPVSQAGPEVTQQISAVDFAEEEPPALRLPPQPAPAHMAIDAPTTKRPPIPGHGKSRPRRKLGLHVIIAAFVGIIALQFAIISYFKFAGREEREQRFAQLAASEHPQGSDLDTKLLLDNVEANATRDQAAQTLTRLTGGSYIDELILDRLGNMGGHSATARMVEVVGRRRSAGAFPIVLPLAEDSRREVRQAAWGALGRITSATELPKLLELALRSQGSDEEMIEKNLVAAVEGADDRALATTQLLKAYRGSSKGKSRVMLFNVLTRVGGEGVVELVNEAIADPAQDVRLAAITVLSKYPTHEPLQAITSRFPQETDLTCRVFLLLAARELVSKPGPSSQQSLFLHAQSLYSNANGSDEKSYVLNVFSRLIAPGTASFFETFQDETDRELTREARELGQTFRARLSRVVPVAPGDAATSLPAEKADYRPDGTLALDQNALINWNQSDDWASWLVELPTNGTYEIAIYQAHDSDQLGSYEVLLAGQTLLTTAVNTGSKTDYKGFVVGTVKVDQPGIYRLQVRPKTMPAEGELFRLQRLAIKAL; encoded by the coding sequence ATGAACGACCGTTATCAAATCATTTCCACGCTCGCCTCAGGCGGCACCGGCAGCATCTTGCAGGCCTGGGACAAATCCCAAAATCGGGACGTGGCCATCAAACGACTGCACACGAATACGGCAAACAAGGACTCCCTCCTCCGCGAGGCCCGCGCCCTGTATGCCCTACGTCATCCCGGCATTGTGACCGTCCTCGAATATGGCAGTGATGACGAAGGTGCCTATCTGGTGATAGAGTTGATCAAAGGCGAGACGCTCGATCATCGGTTGATCCATGGCCCCCTGCACATCCCCAGCTTTAAAGCCCTGGTGACACAAACCCTAGAGGCCATCAGCGCTGCACATGACGCGGGCCTGATTCACCGTGACCTCAAGCCAGAGAACATCATGCTCCCCTGGAACCGGGACGGTCATTTTGAGATCAGGCTCATCGACTTTGGTCTCTCCCAGATGCTGCCTCCAGAAGGTGCCTCACAGGACTCCATGCAGGGGTCCGTCCACTACATGGCTCCCGAGCAATTTGGCAGTGGGCGTGTGGACGTGCGTACCGATCTCTATGCTTTGGGCTGCATTTATTACCAGGCCCTCTCAGGTCAGCTCCCCTTCCCTGGCGAAGAAAAAATCCAGGTCATCACCGCCCACCTCTATCCGCCCAAAGCACCTCTGGCAGAATTGCGCCCTGACCTCAGCGACGAACTCTGCGCCTGGGTTGAGCAACTCATTTGCGTACAGCCAGCGGGCCGCCCGGCCAGCGCAGCCCAAGCGCTCGCTAGCTTTCGCAAGATTGCCGGTAACCTCCAAATCCACACGGCCAGCGCCATTGAGCCGGAAGTCTCCGCCGTCATGATCCTTGAGGAAGAAGAGATGCCTGCTGCGCTGAGCGTAGCAGAAGAAGAGGAGGAAGAAGCCGCACTACTGGCCGCCCCGGAAGAAAGTCCGGAGATCATGGCACCCGATGCCGAGGAAGAAGCCCCCGTCTCCCAGGCTGGCCCAGAAGTGACTCAGCAGATCTCCGCTGTGGATTTCGCCGAGGAAGAGCCGCCCGCCCTGCGGCTCCCTCCTCAGCCCGCACCGGCGCACATGGCCATCGACGCCCCCACCACCAAACGCCCGCCCATCCCCGGTCACGGCAAATCTCGGCCCCGCAGGAAACTGGGCCTACACGTCATCATCGCCGCCTTTGTCGGCATCATCGCCCTTCAGTTTGCCATCATCAGCTATTTCAAATTTGCGGGTCGTGAAGAACGCGAGCAACGATTTGCCCAACTCGCAGCCAGCGAACATCCTCAGGGCTCTGATCTGGATACCAAGCTGCTTCTCGACAACGTGGAGGCCAACGCCACCCGTGATCAGGCCGCGCAGACGCTGACCCGCCTGACAGGCGGCAGCTACATTGACGAGCTCATTCTTGATCGGCTGGGAAATATGGGCGGTCACTCCGCCACCGCGCGCATGGTGGAGGTCGTTGGCCGTCGCCGAAGCGCCGGGGCTTTTCCCATTGTCCTGCCCCTGGCAGAAGACAGCCGCCGCGAGGTACGTCAGGCCGCCTGGGGCGCCCTCGGCCGGATCACCTCCGCCACAGAGCTGCCGAAACTCCTGGAACTGGCGCTGCGCAGCCAGGGTAGCGATGAAGAAATGATCGAAAAAAATCTGGTCGCCGCAGTAGAAGGAGCGGATGACCGCGCCCTGGCCACCACCCAGCTCCTCAAGGCCTATCGGGGCAGCTCCAAAGGAAAGTCACGGGTCATGCTGTTCAATGTGCTGACCCGCGTCGGAGGCGAGGGCGTGGTGGAACTGGTCAATGAGGCCATTGCGGATCCTGCCCAGGACGTCCGTCTCGCAGCCATCACCGTGCTGTCAAAATATCCCACCCATGAGCCCCTGCAGGCCATCACTTCCCGCTTTCCTCAGGAAACCGACCTCACCTGCCGGGTCTTCCTGCTGCTAGCTGCTCGGGAACTGGTGAGCAAACCGGGCCCCAGCTCCCAGCAAAGCCTCTTCCTGCATGCCCAAAGCCTGTATTCCAATGCCAATGGCAGTGACGAAAAAAGCTATGTGCTCAATGTTTTTAGCCGCCTCATCGCACCAGGCACAGCCAGTTTTTTCGAAACCTTCCAGGATGAGACCGACCGTGAGCTGACCCGTGAAGCCCGCGAGCTGGGCCAGACATTCCGCGCCCGCCTCAGCCGCGTGGTGCCCGTCGCCCCCGGCGATGCCGCGACATCTCTGCCTGCAGAAAAGGCCGACTACCGGCCTGATGGCACCCTGGCTCTCGACCAGAATGCTCTGATCAATTGGAACCAAAGCGATGACTGGGCGTCCTGGCTCGTGGAACTACCCACCAATGGGACCTACGAAATCGCCATCTATCAGGCGCACGACAGCGATCAGCTGGGCAGCTATGAAGTCCTCCTGGCCGGGCAGACGCTGCTCACCACCGCGGTGAACACCGGCAGCAAAACCGACTACAAGGGCTTTGTGGTCGGAACCGTCAAAGTGGACCAGCCAGGCATCTACCGCCTGCAAGTGCGCCCCAAGACCATGCCTGCCGAAGGAGAGCTCTTTCGCCTTCAGCGCCTGGCTATCAAAGCCCTCTGA
- a CDS encoding biopolymer transporter ExbD yields MKIHSPIAHKKTRLEIIPLIDVMFFLLASFMMVSLTMTKQKSIKVKLPMAAATQSDLKPDTINLGVNPKGDVFLDTTQISLPDLETRLKERFAKDPATPVYISGDADTRHADMVKALDAVRRAGFSQVAFNVKPMEAAPAASSPAK; encoded by the coding sequence GTGAAAATCCACTCTCCCATTGCTCATAAAAAGACGCGCTTGGAGATCATCCCGTTGATCGACGTGATGTTCTTCCTGCTGGCCTCTTTCATGATGGTGAGCCTGACGATGACCAAGCAGAAGTCCATCAAGGTGAAACTGCCCATGGCCGCCGCCACTCAGTCTGACCTCAAGCCTGACACGATCAATCTAGGCGTGAACCCGAAAGGAGACGTGTTCCTGGACACCACCCAAATATCCCTACCCGACCTGGAAACTCGGTTGAAAGAGCGTTTCGCCAAGGACCCAGCGACGCCTGTCTACATCAGTGGTGACGCAGATACCCGCCATGCTGATATGGTCAAGGCCCTGGATGCTGTGCGCCGTGCCGGATTCAGCCAAGTGGCCTTCAATGTCAAACCTATGGAAGCGGCCCCGGCCGCTTCTTCTCCTGCGAAATGA
- a CDS encoding MotA/TolQ/ExbB proton channel family protein: MHQLPLANAVIEFIHDGGPIMYPILVVGIFAVGVLVERIFWWIRFSAQRNSRQLEQVYATLEAGDLDKAIALSAKTSDPVVRMVHHGLKHQHSSMQGALEVAAGHELQAAGRFLGAMDTVVTLGPLLGLLGTVTGIMGSFSSIGDSELAVEKVTGGIGEALIATAAGLGIAIATLVPMNYFHSRLAKLQFELEAAANNVLILAAQHGFDQVMKKP; encoded by the coding sequence ATGCATCAACTCCCCCTCGCCAACGCAGTTATCGAATTCATTCATGATGGCGGCCCCATCATGTATCCTATCCTGGTCGTGGGCATCTTTGCTGTCGGCGTGTTGGTGGAGCGCATCTTTTGGTGGATCCGTTTCAGTGCGCAGCGCAACAGCCGCCAGCTTGAACAGGTGTATGCCACTCTGGAAGCTGGTGATCTTGACAAGGCCATCGCTCTGTCCGCGAAAACCAGTGATCCTGTGGTGCGTATGGTGCACCACGGACTGAAACATCAGCACAGTTCCATGCAGGGGGCCCTGGAAGTGGCGGCAGGTCACGAGCTGCAGGCAGCAGGCCGCTTTCTTGGGGCGATGGATACGGTGGTGACCCTTGGGCCGCTGCTAGGTCTTCTGGGCACGGTGACGGGCATCATGGGCTCGTTTTCCTCCATCGGAGATTCGGAACTGGCCGTGGAAAAAGTCACCGGCGGCATTGGGGAAGCGCTCATCGCCACCGCAGCAGGTCTGGGCATCGCCATCGCCACGCTGGTGCCGATGAACTACTTCCACAGCCGTCTGGCCAAGCTGCAGTTCGAGCTTGAGGCGGCCGCCAACAATGTGCTCATCCTGGCAGCCCAGCATGGTTTTGATCAGGTGATGAAAAAGCCCTGA